DNA from Pontibacter deserti:
GTGTTATCATGTAAACCTGTTTCAGCAGAGTAGGAGTTACCCACTATGTCGTTGTTAAGTACGGCAACAATGTTCCAGTTCTCTTTTTTGGCGCGCTCTGCTAAGTGCCTGGAGCCGTAAAGCCCCTGTTCCTCGCCCTGGAAAGCCACAAACACCAGCGTAGCCGGAAACTCTTTTACAGCCATAATACGGGCCATTTCCATAACTATAGCTACACCAGAGGCATCGTCGTTGGCACCCGGTGCTTTGCTTTTGGCATCCATCACATCAGTAACACGCGAATCGAGGTGGCCGCTAACTAAAATTACACGGTTGTCGGTTGGGTCAGCGCCTTTAAGTATAGCCATCACGTTTGCCATTTCCACGTCCTGAGGTATGCGGCGGCCATCAGCTTTTACGGTGTAGCGGTCCATTTCCACGGTCATGCGGCCACCAGAGGCTTTGGCGTACTTCTCAAATTCTGATTTTACCCACTCGCGGGCAGCACCTATACCTACTTTTTTACTGGTGGTAGTGCTTAGTGAGTGGCGTGTTTCAAAAGTTACCATTTTCTCTACCAGCGACTTCAGGTTGTTTGCTGATACAGCATTCACCATTTCGGTTATGTCCTGGTCGTGGGTAGCTGGTGCCTGGGCAAGGGTAGCAGAGGAGGTTGTAAAGTATAAACCGGCCGCAGCGAGCAGGCCGGCAAATCGGGTAAAAGTTTTAGGTTGCATTAGGTGTAAGGTAAGTGAGCTTTAAATATAAGCACGCCTTAGCACAAATGCCAGCAAGTATAACTTAGTAAGCCAGTTTGCAGCGCTCGTCTTTTAGCAGGTATAGTTCCTGCTCCACGGCAAGTAT
Protein-coding regions in this window:
- a CDS encoding M28 family metallopeptidase, which codes for MQPKTFTRFAGLLAAAGLYFTTSSATLAQAPATHDQDITEMVNAVSANNLKSLVEKMVTFETRHSLSTTTSKKVGIGAAREWVKSEFEKYAKASGGRMTVEMDRYTVKADGRRIPQDVEMANVMAILKGADPTDNRVILVSGHLDSRVTDVMDAKSKAPGANDDASGVAIVMEMARIMAVKEFPATLVFVAFQGEEQGLYGSRHLAERAKKENWNIVAVLNNDIVGNSYSAETGLHDNTRVRVFSEATPANETEEQARLRRTLGSENDGPSRNLARYMKTTGENYVDQLQVILEYRPDRFLRGGDHTPFNQQGYAAVRMSEMNEDFDHQHQDLRKENGKQYGDLVEYMDFEYLRKNTAVNLATMANLGWAPAAPEKVNVLTSNLTNKTDLKWEAPKAGKKPAGYYVLMRETSSPTWEKKFFVKETSVTLPYSKDNYFFSVQATDAEGHTSLPVIPVPAR